The Vitis riparia cultivar Riparia Gloire de Montpellier isolate 1030 chromosome 3, EGFV_Vit.rip_1.0, whole genome shotgun sequence genome segment CACAGTGACACACCTGGGcatgaaatttatgaatttagtttgatttatatGTGTTTTAGTTAGCTTGTTCTTGTTCTTTATCTTTGTATTActattatttgtattattagaaaagtttttgttATCTGATTGTATTCTATTTTTGCTTTTAGTAGATTCactatattattattactattatattattattattatactatcactattattttattgttacaTTTGCACCATTCCTTTACATCTTTATTActgtgtattattattattgtttttattatcaaaagGGTTTTAGTTATCTTATTGCATTCTATTTTGTCTTTTAATAGGCACACcgtattattattactatcattattgtttttgttgctATTGTTGCTATTGTTGTTATCATTATCAGAAGagttttaattatcttattctattttgtctatttatagtcacactttatttttattcactttatttttattcttacatGTGCTGCCTTCCTGCACAtctttattactattattatcaaaacagTTTTAGTTATCGTATTGCATTATATATTGTCTTTTAATAGgcacacttttatttttatttttacttttacagaTACGTTCTTTGTACTGTGTTCCTTCACACCTTTAAGGTTGAAACCAGTAATGTTGATATAGCAGCATCTAGTTATTAACCATATAGTTAGGATTATAAAATTCCATTTTGAGTCAGCAGACACATGGtcaataatttttacaaaaaattttaaaatttgatggaattattttaaaataattttaaataatttcaaaaataaataattttaaaaataattttttaaaaaaaattataaactccAAAGCTTGGACAATATTTTTTGTCCCTTGCTGGGCCTTAAACCTAAAATCTCCCACATCCCCACCTCAACCCTTGCCAAATTCAATTTAGTAAATAACATTTTAATGcataaattcattataaaatccacaacaataaatttttaaacttttagttATAGTTCTTAGACCCAACCAATcatataaatttgtatatattgttGACATGAATTTGCTTATGGGTCCACTTCAAAGTTCTAACTTTCTAAGCTCATCATTTTTGTCTTCCTTAAAGGAAAGAGACAACAAAGacttaagaaagaaaaatcaatatattaaacAAAAGTTTTCATTCACTAACATATTCAAAATCAACACTAAAttctttaaaagaataaattcatTTACAAGCTTCCATAGGTGTCTTTGACAACAAGTGCATAATTTCCATTATAGATTATTTTACCTCTTTTCCCTCTTATCATCAATTTCTAACTTTATGgcatattttaaacaattaatattaTATCGTGTATCAGATATGCATTGTAAGATACAAGTAAGATAAAATACATATCATTTTACATTATATCTTACCCTTatatcagatttttttttcattgataggTTACCCCTATATCATATCATGACTCATGAGCTGTAAGTCTTTAACAACTATACataacaatgtttttttttatatatatacacaataCATTCATCATACAAAGGGAGCTAAAAATGGTGATGAAGATGctgaaaaagaagataaaatgttaAAAGGAGACATGATACTTTTGTTTAAATAACACGATGAACATGTGACAGATACAGTTAAATGAGATGATACAACCACTGAACAAAAATCAGGATCCAGAAAGCATAAAGGTATTGGTCCACTTCTGATGAATGCCCACCTTCTCTCATGTATTTATAAATTCATATGCACCTAAAACATTATGGAGGGAACCTGAAGTCGGATGTGAATAAAGCTTCCCATCTACTAATACGATAAATAAACTAATTCATAAGTAAGACAAACCACAATACTGATTcataaatattgtaaaacaagaaaagatgaaataatttaagcACAGCACTATGAATTACCTTCCTTCCAGGCCTCAGAAGTCTCAATGCAACTTCAGCAGCAGTGTTTGCTGCTGCAATAACATCAGCTGCTCTACCTGTCACTGGCCCATCTTGGAGAACATGAGTATGGGCTACTACTGCAATAAACCCATCTATGTGACATCCCATATCGCTGCAACCAACCCGGAAAAACCAGAAAGGACTTTATTTTCCATTCTACAGGTTTTTTTCTCTACCTTGAACAGTTACAAGCACAAGAAACTTacatctttaattttatttctgaaATGGTCGACCGGTCGAGTGGACGGGGTCGACCGGTCGAGCTCCGGACGAGGGTGCCATTTtgcattctctctcatccagtagcatGTCCAATTCCGCATGGAACCGGTCGAGTGGACGGGTCGACCGGTCGAGCTCCGGACGAGGGTGCCATTTTgcactctctctcatccagtgGCATGTCAAATTCATCatggaaccggtcgaccggatATGGTCGACCGGTCGATATACCGGACGAGGGTGCCACTTtgcattctctctcatccagtagcatGTCCAATTCCTCATTAGACCGGTCGAGTGGTTTGGTCGACCGGTCGAGCTCCGGACGAGGGTGCCATTTTgcactctctctcatccagtagcatGTAAAATTCATCATGGAACCGGTCGAGTGGATCTggtcgaccggtcgagctggtgccatttttattttattttattttaatcaattattattttatatttaacaaatttcataataccaaattttttataaatagtgAGTggttatttggtaaaatttaatacttattacttaatgatttaaattgattttaagttaaattatatttaagttgttgacttaaaacttaaataatcattttagaATATGTAAAAATGTAATTgtcattatgaaataaaaatattgaaaattaaatatctttaagtataaactaattaatctaatataattacaaactaaaaaaggtttaaagttatttttattattttcgtattttgctaaaataatatatcatataactaaaaataaatactaatgtGTAGTTTTGGATTGTGAAGAACTGTCTACATTTCTAATCCATGTTGATACTTCACCATCACCCATACCAACTTCAATCTCAAGTTCGACAAGAGCTATAATAGAAATGGTACGTCAATAATcacaaagagaaaagaaaacaagaaaaaaaaacaaaaaacaaaataagaaccTTTATTAGATGTTTTGAGAGAGTGAGGGAAAATGCGACTTCATCATAACCttcattaaatatataaacCATAATATTCACAATACAATGGGAGGAGTTAGTTTTTCCTGTAGAATGTACACTCATCTTTACAAATCATCGTCACATCCTATTGAAAAGTGTAACTCAAACTGCCATAAATCGATGCCGATGTGCATTCTGTGATGAAAGCAATAATCTGCCCAGTAGCTTCAATCTATACTTCTTAATCTTGGCCTGCACTCATTCATGTTTAAAAGACATATAAGGAAAGGTTAAATAAGTTGCCGATGCAAtgcaatttttatataaatgatgTCATAGCGAAAGCCTATATGTACATACCACATCGATGGATTTGGAGAGTCCCCCATTGGACCAGTTGTCCatgaatttcataataaaaacgCCGCAGTCATTGCTAACACAAAGAGTAATGTGTAAGAACTTAATATGCGTGACATGGGAAGTATAATATGTGGAAAATgctatgaaatcaaattaaacatAATTGTGGTAAACACTAACTCATTTGGTTGGCATGGTACGTCTGGCATGACAAAACTGTACATGTTCAAGTCTACAGCAACCATTTCTTTCTTGTTGGCAACAAGCCATAGAACAACCTTGGCCTTAAACAAGCAAAGTAATTGACATTCAAACTTACAATATGATGTACAATGCAACAAATATTGGGGAGTAGAAGGTACATTACCAAATTTTGTTGTATTCCACTCATACAACTCCTTTTTCTTCCAGGCCGAGAATCCAAGAGCTGGATTCGTTTGTTATGTAGGTCATAGACATAAAGTGTccaatggtttttgaaaaggaCCGGTAAGTAGACCTGCATGATGCCACATACAATGGATTAGAACATATAATGGGTGAAGGAGATCAGAAGTGAAGAAACATAAAACATTGGAATGCAAGTCTGACCTGAGTAACATTCTGATACGAACCATCAAAGGCATACATATATGGATCGAAACGCGCAATAATTGCATCGTGCGTCAAATGTTTTGCGTTGGAACGCATCACCATTTCCTGTATATGAGATGAAAGTACTTAATGCATGGAAACATGTGTAAACGTGTGGACATGTTATCAGAACAAGGGAAATTCAGGTGTAGTGGCAATTAAAAGCATTCATTACAGCTATGTAGGGGGAGAGAAATAGTTTTGTCCTTGATTGATCGTCGAATTGCAACATTCGGCAAAATGCATCAACGACCTAAAAGAAGAAATGATTAAAATGTAATCAATATTCAGATTGACTAATGAGAAGATGTTACatcacattaaaattaaaaaaaatgcaaactagtggacaaattgaaatattaacaTCATTGCCAATCCAACAGTCTCCCTGGAAAGACGCGAGGTTGCCTCTGGTTAAACTTGTGTCATGCATTGCAACAAGCTCCTCGCTGCCAACAAAACCATATATGTTAGGGTAATACGATTTGTTGCATGTGGAAACACTTGAACTTGGCGTAGTATATGATGTAACATGCCTTGGGTCCAAGTCCCCATTAAATACAGTTGCAGCTGCCTCTTTTAGGTCCATCTTGATGGCAGAATGGCGGGTTTGTGCCTGCGCTATGAATGGTGACAATAGATTCGGAGCCATCCGACGCACTCTCCGTTGCCTCCCAATGCTATGGGATCGGGGGGCCACAGTCATAGAACGCAAAGGTAAGGGGTCTATGATGACTACTTCGTCATCGGCTGTTTGTTTGGAGTATAAACAGATTAGTTAACTGAACCCCAGTAcaatttgacatattttgtaCGCACTAATGCAGTAATGAATGTGGCCCAAAATGTTACCAATAATAGGTGGATGCCGAATAGGAGTGTCTGGTACTTCTTCGGTGCAATGGAATGGCATGTCATATGGGGCAGAGGGTGAATCATGCGCGGCCTCGGGAAAGTCATCCGCTGCATAGCCTGAGTGACCAGCAGGAGGGGAATGTACACTTCTTTCTCTTCGCGCATCCAATCTATGGATCAGACCACGCATGATGCCAAGCTGCTGCTGAATGCCCTTTTGATAAGAATGTATTGCGCGTTCGGCAGCATAGTACTTTTCCAAGATTTCCTGTCACATGTTAACGAATTGGCATAGgcaaatttataagaaaattgattAGAAGTTATTAACAATATAGCAATGATAACCAAATTGTAATGTGATTCAGATGGATTGAATGCGTAAAGTAACAAGTAGTTTTAGCGTACATCACTACTTGTCGGTACTTGACTACTTGTCGGTACTTGACTACTTGTCGGTCGACTGTCATCCTCGACATGTGTACGAGGCGGTGACGATTCATCAAACGCCTACATTATGAGAACATCACGCATGGTAAGAACATAGAAACATTGGAGGTATTCAAAATGCATGTAAATCAATATATAACAAACTTCATGCCGAATAAATGACTACCTGGCCATGTCCAAAACTCCCAAACTCACTGATCTCAGCAGATAAGCGCTCCTTTAGCAACTCATCTGACCATGCTGAGAGTAGGGGCGCTGTCATCGGAACAGGAACGGaaggaattttgaatttaattacgTAATGGAGCTGCACAATGGAAATAAACATATGTATAATTCTTACTTGTTGGTACTGATgtaaacaaattcaaatttacCAATTAATGAATGTTAAAGAAGGCCAATACCTGGAGGAAAAGAATGCAACCATGAACCCAGACGCTGTTCCCTTGCTTAAATCGTCTTATACCCTCCACAAGCTGGTCAAGAACAAATTGGCCCCAATTAACATCATTTCTGaaaccatcttcatggatgGTATGCCACAAGTTTCGGCATCCATCAATCCTTGAGGTGGGGGCTAATAGCGTCGCACAAGTGTAGTAAATGAAGCATCTACGAAACTCCTCCCCAATAGGTAAGTTGAGGAGTCTCTCCTCACATGTGTTGAGGGTACCGAACGGATGACCAGACGGGGTAGTAGCAATCTGTAGAATCCGTCCAGTCGTCGGGAGGCCAAAGACAAGGCCGACATCAGCAGCTGTCAGATCATACCTTTTGTCGGATGTAATGTCAATGCGTCTGAACCCAACGTTAAAATGGGCAATCAGCCATATACAGATGTTATGCCGTATCTCCTTGCAATTTAAGTGAAGAAGACCTCCAAACTGAAGGTCTCGAACCACGTCCAATTTATCAGCAGGGAGCCTGTTGCATAGTTTTAGAAACCTTGAAGATGAACACCGTGTAGACAATCTGGTGGACTGCATTGAAATGGTTGGAGGGCATTAGTAGTTTACACATgaattatatataagaaaaaattaacatcAATAGGAATATGTAAACGTAGTGAATAAAGCAATAAAATTGAATGAACAAACAAACATATTCATGTGGATTCATAATTTACAATTGGATGTTTATGTAATTCAatctttaacataaaaaaaaactataggtCGTAAGTTgatcaaaatatgaaatatcCGAAATAAgttatcaatatttaaaaacaagaaagaatgcATCACCTCAGTAGTGGCCATAGAAGAATGAAATGATTGTTGTAAGCTTCAACCTTGGAATAACGGGCACCTGGAAATGGGTGTTATAGCAGTTATTGATGACCTGGGGAAACTAATAATAAAGGGAAAGGTCAATTGACTATTTCGACAATTaatatgtttgattaatttGGTAATGGTGTTCCATAATCATAGttgtaaggaaaaaataaattaaatacataaCAATATGACATTTTAGGAAAACGCTTACAGTTTGGAAGCAAACACGTGTATGATCGATTATCCAACCAGCAACCATATAAATTAGTAGATAATAACCATATGGACAACGTGTGTAACAAGTATATCTAATTCAAGACAAAttgaaagacaatttttatGACGTCTTAGAAATTGATGGGACATTGAAATAGGTGCAACAAGAACATAATGCGATAAGAGGACTAATTCACAACTTGGAAATAAATATAGGGGAAGTCTcgctttattgaaaaaaaaaatttgtcaccCCTATACGTAAAATAATGTAACAGAAATTGTCATCCTTAATGAGGCTCCAAAT includes the following:
- the LOC117911056 gene encoding uncharacterized protein LOC117911056, whose amino-acid sequence is MATTESTRLSTRCSSSRFLKLCNRLPADKLDVVRDLQFGGLLHLNCKEIRHNICIWLIAHFNVGFRRIDITSDKRYDLTAADVGLVFGLPTTGRILQIATTPSGHPFGTLNTCEERLLNLPIGEEFRRCFIYYTCATLLAPTSRIDGCRNLWHTIHEDGFRNDVNWGQFVLDQLVEGIRRFKQGNSVWVHGCILFLQLHYVIKFKIPSVPVPMTAPLLSAWSDELLKERLSAEISEFGSFGHGQAFDESSPPRTHVEDDSRPTSSQVPTSSQVPTSSDEILEKYYAAERAIHSYQKGIQQQLGIMRGLIHRLDARRERSVHSPPAGHSGYAADDFPEAAHDSPSAPYDMPFHCTEEVPDTPIRHPPIIADDEVVIIDPLPLRSMTVAPRSHSIGRQRRVRRMAPNLLSPFIAQAQTRHSAIKMDLKEAAATVFNGDLDPSEELVAMHDTSLTRGNLASFQGDCWIGNDVVDAFCRMLQFDDQSRTKLFLSPYIAEMVMRSNAKHLTHDAIIARFDPYMYAFDGSYQNVTQVYLPVLFKNHWTLYVYDLHNKRIQLLDSRPGRKRSCMSGIQQNLAKVVLWLVANKKEMVAVDLNMYSFVMPDVPCQPNDNDCGVFIMKFMDNWSNGGLSKSIDVAKIKKYRLKLLGRLLLSSQNAHRHRFMAV